One genomic window of Spirochaetia bacterium 38H-sp includes the following:
- the fabV gene encoding enoyl-ACP reductase FabV, with translation MVVKPMIRNNICMNSHPAGCKKFVDLQIDYVKSQGKLDGPKNVLVVGSSTGYGLASRIVSAFGCGASTIGVYFEKEGSAKRPGTAGWYNARHFLKRAEEAGLKAHDFNGDAFSHDMKRQVIELIKKEYGKIDLFVYSLASGVRPDPDTGELYRSALKPIGSAYTSKSLDPAKREVTTATMEPATEEEIAATVKVMGGEDWQLWVDALVEAGVLAEGAITVAYSYIGPKITYPVYRDGTIGKAKEHLESTASVLTDKLSSLGGKAYVSVNKAVVTRASAVIPAVPLYISILFKVMKQKGLHEDCIEQIYRLYRDRLYKGTEVEVDELGRIRIDDWEMREDVQNEVLDAWNKVETANLEELADPDGYWQSFLNINGFGFDGVDYDADVDPLD, from the coding sequence ATGGTTGTAAAGCCAATGATTAGAAACAATATCTGTATGAATTCCCATCCTGCGGGCTGCAAAAAGTTTGTGGATTTGCAGATAGATTATGTAAAGTCTCAGGGGAAGCTTGATGGTCCTAAGAATGTGCTTGTTGTAGGTTCTTCTACGGGCTATGGACTTGCATCCAGGATTGTATCCGCTTTTGGCTGCGGTGCATCTACTATTGGTGTTTATTTTGAGAAAGAGGGTTCTGCCAAGCGTCCGGGTACTGCTGGCTGGTATAATGCGCGTCACTTTTTAAAGCGAGCAGAGGAGGCTGGGCTCAAAGCTCATGATTTTAACGGTGATGCCTTTTCTCATGATATGAAGCGGCAGGTTATAGAGCTAATCAAAAAGGAGTATGGAAAGATTGACCTTTTTGTATACAGTCTTGCATCGGGTGTAAGGCCTGATCCGGATACTGGTGAGCTTTATCGCTCTGCTCTTAAGCCCATAGGTTCGGCTTACACTTCCAAGTCCCTTGATCCGGCAAAGCGTGAGGTTACCACTGCCACCATGGAGCCTGCAACAGAGGAAGAAATTGCTGCTACTGTCAAGGTAATGGGTGGAGAAGACTGGCAGTTGTGGGTCGATGCTCTTGTGGAGGCTGGAGTTCTTGCAGAAGGTGCGATTACTGTTGCCTATTCTTACATAGGTCCCAAGATTACATATCCTGTTTATCGTGATGGCACTATAGGAAAAGCAAAGGAGCATCTTGAGTCTACTGCTTCCGTACTTACAGACAAGCTTTCTTCCCTTGGCGGAAAGGCTTATGTGTCTGTCAACAAGGCAGTTGTGACGCGTGCAAGTGCGGTAATCCCTGCTGTTCCTCTGTATATCTCCATTCTTTTTAAGGTTATGAAGCAAAAAGGTCTCCATGAGGACTGTATAGAGCAGATCTACAGGCTCTACAGAGACAGGCTTTACAAAGGCACGGAAGTAGAAGTGGATGAGCTTGGCAGAATAAGGATAGATGATTGGGAAATGCGCGAGGATGTCCAAAACGAAGTCCTGGATGCATGGAACAAGGTAGAGACAGCAAATCTTGAGGAACTTGCTGATCCTGATGGATACTGGCAGAGCTTTCTCAATATCAACGGGTTTGGCTTTGATGGTGTGGATTATGATGCAGATGTAGACCCTTTGGACTGA
- the hflK gene encoding FtsH protease activity modulator HflK, whose amino-acid sequence MGEYVNISGREFPIKIIVYVILILLVIIAIFTSFFTVDAKEESVITRLGRYNRTVGAGFHWKLPLGIEKNYNVPTQEIQNMTFGFRTEKAGIVTVYSDRDYSSESIMLTGDLNIVDVEWIIQYRINDPRAWLFNVEDRTKTIRDISQSVINQLVGDRAILDVISTDRPEIEIQAQELMNDIFTQYNLGIRITTVKLQNVGPPSGEVKDAFEDVNKAEQDMNRLINEGKEAYNKEIPKAEGEAQRIIQEAEGYKAERINRAKGEANRFLSVLTEYRKAPDITRARLYYETLEKILANRDTLDIIDSNLENFLPLKEVGKNIGGTR is encoded by the coding sequence ATGGGAGAATATGTAAACATATCTGGAAGAGAGTTCCCTATCAAAATAATTGTATATGTGATTCTTATTTTGCTTGTAATTATAGCTATTTTCACCAGCTTCTTTACGGTTGATGCAAAGGAAGAATCTGTAATAACCAGGTTGGGTAGATACAACAGAACAGTAGGAGCAGGATTCCACTGGAAACTGCCTCTTGGCATAGAAAAAAATTACAATGTGCCCACTCAGGAAATACAGAATATGACATTTGGTTTCAGAACCGAAAAAGCAGGTATTGTAACTGTGTACTCTGATAGGGACTATTCGTCAGAATCCATAATGCTCACAGGGGACCTAAACATCGTCGATGTGGAGTGGATAATCCAGTATAGAATCAACGATCCAAGAGCATGGTTATTTAACGTGGAGGATAGGACCAAGACAATACGGGACATATCACAATCAGTTATCAACCAGCTTGTAGGAGACAGGGCTATATTGGATGTCATAAGCACTGACAGACCTGAGATAGAAATACAGGCACAGGAGCTTATGAACGATATTTTTACTCAATACAATCTTGGAATACGTATAACAACAGTCAAGCTGCAAAATGTAGGACCTCCTTCTGGAGAAGTAAAAGATGCTTTTGAAGATGTCAACAAGGCAGAACAGGACATGAACCGTCTTATCAACGAGGGTAAAGAAGCATATAACAAAGAAATTCCCAAGGCAGAAGGAGAAGCTCAGAGAATAATACAAGAAGCAGAAGGATATAAGGCAGAAAGGATAAATAGAGCAAAAGGAGAAGCCAACAGGTTCTTGTCCGTACTCACAGAGTATAGAAAAGCACCGGATATAACACGGGCAAGACTCTATTATGAAACTCTGGAAAAAATCCTTGCCAACAGAGATACTTTGGACATAATAGATAGCAACCTTGAAAATTTTCTGCCCCTTAAGGAAGTTGGAAAGAATATAGGGGGTACCAGATGA
- a CDS encoding phage tail tape measure protein encodes MTIRQKLFSAVIIFAGTVILAIAGLLIRNTIVNDIEEVRVLALKTRLSGERFIVKSTDLITYETELGTADFLKPSLEAWKEEADVLETLLHLLDSHPGKKFLGKELEDRIKKANNFWTENKLKVTQIQTAILTLEKSPDVPLDFKHGLQQMQQYILANQQNNVSPLLMLKIREAMEKLKTLNSISRDFVGLQLDKLVDAVEKQVKFLTVLTQRILIITLLILTIISAVIIIRISTSLASRIYHIEGVMEQVKNRNLTVLCKDTNTKDEIGELSEHINSVLATLHDFLSEVNIAADKISELKDNLAGGASQSASALNEISQNISSVQNIVNKLDDNIATTTTEIAEITSDIAKIAEDIEAENNELENSTAAIEEMNASVHHVKTLSEDRLDRIQNILETIRESGEKIAATNEIVTAIYKEISQIQEIIEIIDNVAEQTNILSMNAAIESAHAGDAGRGFAVVAEEIRKLAESTGEHASRIGQSLTNMTRRIQEALEASDASSSSFENITRDIRDFEVALREITGNMDELTKASTDVLESTHRLTDISIRIDQAARKIRTRAEKIYQASESSAGISRDVKNSFSEIDKGSKEILQAVNQISSLAQESKSRMEGLRGTVSTFKLKE; translated from the coding sequence ATGACAATACGACAGAAGCTTTTTTCTGCGGTTATTATATTTGCAGGGACCGTTATTCTTGCAATCGCAGGACTGCTTATAAGGAACACAATAGTAAATGATATAGAAGAAGTCCGCGTACTGGCTCTTAAGACAAGGTTGTCGGGAGAACGTTTTATCGTTAAAAGCACAGATCTTATAACATATGAAACTGAGCTGGGAACAGCGGATTTCCTAAAGCCTTCTTTAGAGGCATGGAAAGAAGAAGCAGATGTTTTGGAAACACTTTTACACCTTCTTGACTCTCATCCAGGTAAAAAATTCCTGGGAAAAGAACTGGAAGATAGAATAAAAAAAGCTAATAATTTCTGGACAGAAAACAAGCTCAAAGTTACCCAGATACAGACCGCTATCCTCACACTGGAAAAAAGTCCCGATGTTCCTCTCGATTTTAAACACGGATTGCAACAAATGCAGCAATACATACTTGCCAATCAACAAAACAATGTATCGCCTCTTCTTATGCTTAAGATAAGAGAAGCAATGGAAAAGCTAAAAACTCTAAACAGCATATCCCGGGATTTTGTTGGACTTCAGTTGGACAAACTGGTAGACGCAGTGGAAAAGCAAGTAAAATTTCTCACGGTTCTTACCCAGAGGATTCTAATAATAACACTTCTTATTCTCACTATTATATCCGCCGTGATAATAATCAGAATATCAACGAGTCTTGCTTCAAGAATTTACCATATAGAAGGAGTTATGGAGCAGGTAAAAAACAGAAACCTGACTGTTTTATGCAAAGATACCAACACAAAAGATGAGATAGGAGAATTGTCAGAACACATAAACAGTGTACTGGCGACACTCCATGATTTTCTATCGGAAGTAAATATCGCAGCTGACAAGATAAGTGAGCTAAAAGACAATCTCGCAGGAGGAGCATCCCAGTCAGCATCCGCTCTCAATGAGATAAGCCAAAACATAAGTTCGGTACAAAATATTGTAAATAAACTGGATGATAACATAGCTACGACAACAACGGAAATTGCAGAAATAACTTCTGACATAGCAAAAATAGCAGAAGATATAGAAGCAGAAAACAATGAGCTTGAGAACAGCACTGCAGCAATAGAAGAAATGAATGCTTCTGTACATCATGTAAAAACCTTATCGGAAGACAGACTGGATAGGATACAGAATATACTAGAAACAATAAGAGAAAGCGGAGAAAAAATTGCCGCCACGAATGAGATAGTTACTGCAATATATAAGGAAATCTCACAAATACAGGAAATAATAGAAATTATAGATAATGTTGCAGAACAGACCAACATACTGTCCATGAATGCCGCAATAGAAAGCGCTCATGCAGGTGATGCCGGCCGCGGTTTTGCAGTTGTTGCGGAAGAGATAAGAAAACTAGCAGAATCCACGGGAGAACATGCAAGCAGGATAGGACAGTCACTTACCAATATGACGCGACGTATACAAGAAGCACTAGAGGCAAGCGATGCCAGTTCTTCTTCCTTTGAAAATATTACCAGGGATATAAGAGATTTTGAAGTTGCTCTAAGAGAAATAACAGGAAATATGGACGAACTCACAAAGGCAAGCACAGATGTCCTAGAAAGCACGCATAGACTAACGGATATAAGCATAAGAATAGATCAAGCTGCTAGAAAGATTAGAACAAGAGCGGAAAAGATATACCAAGCATCAGAGAGTTCTGCAGGAATATCTAGAGATGTGAAAAACAGTTTCTCAGAGATAGACAAAGGCTCAAAGGAAATATTACAGGCAGTCAACCAGATAAGCAGCCTGGCACAGGAAAGCAAAAGCAGAATGGAAGGTCTGAGGGGAACTGTATCTACTTTTAAACTAAAGGAGTAA
- the hflC gene encoding protease modulator HflC codes for MSTVQRIIAVTAIIIGILVFIVLVAGPFYIVQEGEQAVILRFGQIVKTEKEAGLKFKTPFIDNVKIYSKKILSWDGEPQRIPTSEQQFIWVDTTARWKITDPAKFYSRIQTMNTAYSRLDDIIDSAVRTVISSNPLREAVRNSNIINEKQRANDKKAAIDAEYKASITNEIESVSDSVKQYTSVSSQQAEIEKGRKELSEEMLKLVKGITESFGVEVIDVVMRQIRYSEDLTQSVYQRMIKERNQIAQAYRSYGEGKKEEWLGKLQKDKQKIISEAQKTADEIKGQADAEATKIYAEAFSKDPSFFKFWRALQSYEITLPDIQKVMSTNPDYFDYLFNPNTR; via the coding sequence ATGAGCACAGTACAGAGAATCATTGCAGTAACAGCAATAATCATAGGAATATTGGTTTTTATCGTACTAGTAGCCGGTCCTTTTTATATCGTGCAAGAAGGAGAGCAAGCGGTTATATTGCGATTTGGTCAAATAGTTAAGACAGAAAAAGAAGCAGGGCTAAAATTTAAAACTCCTTTTATAGATAATGTAAAGATATATTCTAAGAAGATATTATCATGGGACGGAGAACCTCAAAGAATACCCACATCAGAGCAGCAATTTATCTGGGTGGATACCACAGCAAGATGGAAGATAACAGATCCTGCAAAATTTTACTCCAGGATTCAGACAATGAATACTGCATATTCTAGACTTGACGATATCATAGATAGCGCAGTAAGAACTGTGATATCCTCAAATCCTCTACGAGAAGCGGTAAGAAACTCCAATATAATAAACGAGAAACAAAGAGCAAACGATAAAAAAGCTGCTATAGATGCAGAATACAAAGCATCAATTACTAATGAGATAGAATCGGTATCAGACAGCGTAAAACAATATACAAGCGTATCTTCCCAGCAGGCAGAGATAGAAAAGGGACGTAAAGAGCTATCGGAAGAAATGCTAAAGCTTGTAAAAGGAATAACAGAATCTTTTGGAGTGGAAGTTATAGACGTTGTCATGAGGCAGATAAGATACTCAGAAGACCTTACTCAGAGTGTATACCAGAGAATGATAAAGGAAAGAAACCAGATTGCCCAGGCATACCGATCTTATGGTGAAGGTAAAAAAGAAGAATGGCTTGGTAAACTGCAAAAAGACAAACAAAAGATAATATCGGAAGCCCAGAAAACAGCAGATGAGATAAAAGGTCAAGCCGATGCAGAAGCTACAAAAATATATGCAGAAGCTTTTAGCAAGGATCCTTCTTTCTTTAAGTTCTGGAGAGCTTTGCAGTCATATGAGATAACCCTACCGGATATACAGAAAGTTATGTCCACCAATCCCGATTACTTTGATTATCTTTTTAACCCCAACACGAGATAG